TTTCTAAGTACGCTTGATCCGCTTCTTGCCCGTAGTACACAGGAAGCTGCAGCCACAATGATTTCTTACAGGGGAAATGTAGGGCCGCTTTGCAATTACTATTTCATGTTTGCATCGACCTTTGTTATTACCGCGGTTATTTATCTTATTACCCGAAAGAGCCTTCTGCCTGCATTGGGCGAATACACAGGTAGCGTACCCTATGGCAGCTATAAGTCGCTTACGCGTAAAGAACGCCGAGGGTTGTTTATTGCCTTGGGAAGCGGCTTGCTTTATTCCTTACTCATTATATTTGCCACCTTTTCGCCTTGGGGTATTTTGAGGGGAGTTACCGGAAGCCTTGCCCGTTCTCCGTTTATCTTTGGAGTACTCTTTATTATCTCTTTCGGAATAGGACTGATGGGGGCTATTTATGGCTTTGCTTCGGGACGTTATCGCAAGGATTCGGATGTGATTAGCGGGCTATCGCATCCCATGCAGCTTTTGGGGCTCTATTTTGTTATCGCCTTTTTTGCATCACAGATGTTTGCCTGCTTTGAATATTCGCATCTCGATAAATGTCTGGCCATAATGGGAGCGAATATGCTCGCATCGGTACATACCAACAGCTTTGTAACCTTGCTTCTATTCATTGCGTTTACTGCGGTAATCAACCTGATTATGGTTTCGGCAACGGCAAAATGGTCTTTCATGGCCTTTATCTTTGTGCCGATGTTCTCGGCTATGGGCATCAGTCCCGATTTAACCCAATGCGCTTTCCGTATTGGTGATAGCGCGACAAACGCCATTACCCCGTTTCTTTTCTACATGCCACTGATACTTACCTACATGCAGCAGTATGATAAACAGGCAAGCTATGGCACCCTGCTTAAATATACCTGGAGATATTCCTTCTTTATTCTGATCGCATGGACAATCTTTTTTATTTTCTGGTATTTGCTAAGAATTCCTCTGGGGGTTTAATGCTTTTGTATTGAAAATCTGCAAATTATAGTTGTGTAGATGTTATATAATGCAACATTTATTTAACTATCACCACGAATAATTTCTTTGAATAATGCCCAATTATTGTTGACTTAACATTATTTAAATATATAACTATTTGTTTATTACGATAAAATCGTAGATTTGCGATACGATCGTAATTAATTAATGTTATGGAAAAGTTAACACCTCAGGAAGAAGAAGTAATGATTTACATCTGGGAGATTGGTCCCTGTTTTGTAAAAGATGTTGTTGCAAAGTTTCCGGAGCCACATCCGCCTTATACCACTGTGGCATCCGTGATAAAGAATCTCGAAAGGAAAAAGTATCTCTCCTCTAAACGATATGGAAACACGTACGAGTATACTCCTGTAGTCAAGGAAAGCGAGTATAAACGCACATTTATGAGTGGAGTGGTGCGCAATTACTTTGAAAACTCCTATAAAGAGATGGTTTCGTTCTTTGCTAAAGAAGATAAAATTTCGGCAGAAGAATTGAAGGATATCATCAATATGATTGAAAAAGGAAAAGAGTAACTTTCTTTAAACGCAGAATACTATGGCACCCGAGTTTGTTTATTTTCTCAAGATAAATATTGGCATTGCCT
The Bacteroides sedimenti genome window above contains:
- a CDS encoding BlaI/MecI/CopY family transcriptional regulator; its protein translation is MEKLTPQEEEVMIYIWEIGPCFVKDVVAKFPEPHPPYTTVASVIKNLERKKYLSSKRYGNTYEYTPVVKESEYKRTFMSGVVRNYFENSYKEMVSFFAKEDKISAEELKDIINMIEKGKE
- a CDS encoding AbgT family transporter; this encodes MKNKLRMPHPATMFLLLTGAVIMLSWIFDIYGIRVIHPQTGEAIRTQSLLSPEGIRWLLRHVITNFTGFAPLGMVMVAMFGVGVAEHSGFINACIRQSLRKHPSKDAVILLVIFLGIISNIVGDAGYIILIPIAATLFRSVSLHPVAGIVTAYVSVACGFSANLFLSTLDPLLARSTQEAAATMISYRGNVGPLCNYYFMFASTFVITAVIYLITRKSLLPALGEYTGSVPYGSYKSLTRKERRGLFIALGSGLLYSLLIIFATFSPWGILRGVTGSLARSPFIFGVLFIISFGIGLMGAIYGFASGRYRKDSDVISGLSHPMQLLGLYFVIAFFASQMFACFEYSHLDKCLAIMGANMLASVHTNSFVTLLLFIAFTAVINLIMVSATAKWSFMAFIFVPMFSAMGISPDLTQCAFRIGDSATNAITPFLFYMPLILTYMQQYDKQASYGTLLKYTWRYSFFILIAWTIFFIFWYLLRIPLGV